A genomic region of Halopelagius longus contains the following coding sequences:
- the glyA gene encoding serine hydroxymethyltransferase, which translates to MDYSHVRDVDPAVADALSGEDERQRNTLAMIASENHVSRAVLEAQGSTLTNKYAEGYPGSRYYAGCEYADEVEELAIERAKELWGAEYVNVQPHSGTQANMGVYLAMLDAGDKILSLELSHGGHLSHGHPANFTGQLYEVEQYQVDPETGYIDYDDLEAKAEEFDPDIIVSGYSAYPRAVEWERIQEVADDADAYHLADIAHITGLVAAGVHPSPVGVADFVTGSTHKTIRAGRGGIIMSSEEYADDIDKAVFPGGQGGPLMHNIAGKAVGFHEALQPEFEEYAERTVANARALAETLKQEGLEVVSGGTDNHLVLVDLRPSNPDTTGKDVEAALEDAGIVLNANTVPGETRSSFNPSGIRAGTAALTTRGFDEAATREVGELIARVVDNYDDEDVVAEVSERVQQLCDEFPLYEAE; encoded by the coding sequence ATGGATTACAGTCACGTCCGCGACGTCGACCCCGCCGTCGCAGATGCGCTGTCGGGCGAGGACGAACGACAACGGAACACGCTCGCGATGATAGCGAGCGAGAACCACGTTAGCCGCGCGGTGCTCGAAGCCCAAGGGAGCACCCTCACGAACAAGTACGCCGAGGGGTACCCCGGCTCTCGGTACTACGCGGGTTGCGAGTACGCAGACGAGGTGGAGGAACTCGCAATCGAACGCGCGAAGGAACTGTGGGGCGCGGAGTACGTCAACGTCCAACCGCACTCGGGGACGCAGGCGAACATGGGCGTCTACCTCGCGATGCTCGACGCCGGCGACAAGATTCTCTCCTTGGAGCTGAGCCACGGCGGCCACCTCAGTCACGGCCACCCCGCGAACTTCACCGGCCAACTGTACGAGGTAGAGCAGTATCAGGTGGACCCCGAGACGGGCTACATCGACTACGACGACTTGGAAGCGAAAGCCGAGGAGTTCGACCCCGACATCATCGTCTCCGGGTACTCCGCGTACCCGCGCGCGGTGGAGTGGGAGCGCATCCAGGAGGTTGCCGACGACGCGGACGCCTACCACCTCGCGGACATCGCCCACATCACGGGTCTGGTCGCCGCGGGCGTCCACCCCTCGCCCGTCGGCGTCGCCGACTTCGTGACCGGTTCGACGCACAAGACCATCCGCGCGGGCCGCGGCGGCATCATCATGTCCTCCGAGGAGTACGCCGACGACATCGACAAGGCCGTCTTCCCCGGCGGGCAGGGCGGTCCCCTGATGCACAACATCGCGGGCAAAGCCGTCGGCTTCCACGAGGCGCTTCAACCCGAGTTCGAGGAGTACGCCGAACGGACCGTCGCCAACGCGCGGGCCCTCGCGGAGACGCTCAAACAGGAGGGCCTCGAAGTCGTCTCCGGCGGCACGGACAACCACCTCGTCCTCGTGGACCTGCGTCCCTCGAACCCCGACACCACCGGCAAGGACGTCGAGGCGGCGTTGGAGGACGCCGGCATCGTCCTCAACGCCAACACCGTCCCCGGCGAGACGCGTTCGTCGTTCAACCCCAGCGGTATCCGCGCGGGCACGGCGGCGCTGACGACCCGCGGGTTCGACGAGGCGGCCACCCGCGAGGTGGGCGAACTCATCGCCCGCGTCGTCGACAACTACGACGACGAGGACGTCGTCGCCGAGGTGTCCGAGAGGGTACAACAACTCTGCGACGAGTTCCCCCTGTACGAAGCGGAGTAA
- the folD gene encoding bifunctional methylenetetrahydrofolate dehydrogenase/methenyltetrahydrofolate cyclohydrolase FolD: MTEIIDGNAVAEDVRAGLTDAIDALDDAGVTPGLATVLMSEDPASQTYVSMKQRDCEEVGIDAFDYELDPDAPAEELYELIDDLNEDDSVHGVLVQMPLPDHVDEREVLRRIDPAKDVDGFHPENVGRLVAGNPRFKPCTPHGVQKLLDAAEVDTEGKDVVIVGRSNIVGKPMANLLIQKAEGGNATVTVCHSRTEDLAAKTKQADVVVAACGVPELVTGEMLSEGVVVIDVGINRVDADNEKGYELVGDVEYDSAEEKASAITPVPGGVGPMTRAMLLWNTVKSAGDAAGVDVDLP, translated from the coding sequence ATGACGGAGATAATCGACGGCAACGCGGTGGCCGAGGACGTGCGCGCAGGGTTGACCGACGCCATCGACGCTCTCGACGACGCGGGCGTGACGCCCGGTCTGGCGACGGTGCTGATGAGCGAGGACCCCGCGAGTCAGACCTACGTCTCGATGAAACAGCGAGACTGCGAGGAGGTGGGAATCGACGCCTTCGACTACGAACTCGACCCCGACGCCCCCGCCGAAGAACTGTACGAACTCATCGACGACCTGAACGAGGACGACTCGGTTCACGGCGTCCTCGTCCAGATGCCCCTCCCCGACCACGTGGACGAACGCGAGGTACTGCGTCGCATCGACCCCGCGAAGGACGTGGACGGCTTCCACCCGGAGAACGTGGGGCGCCTCGTCGCCGGTAACCCCCGGTTCAAGCCCTGCACGCCCCACGGCGTCCAGAAACTCCTCGACGCCGCCGAGGTGGACACCGAGGGGAAGGACGTGGTCATCGTCGGCCGGTCGAACATCGTCGGCAAGCCGATGGCGAACCTCCTCATCCAGAAGGCCGAGGGCGGCAACGCCACGGTGACGGTCTGTCACTCCCGGACCGAGGATTTGGCGGCGAAGACGAAGCAGGCGGACGTGGTCGTCGCGGCCTGCGGCGTCCCCGAACTCGTCACCGGCGAGATGCTCTCGGAGGGCGTCGTCGTCATCGACGTGGGTATCAACCGCGTGGACGCGGACAACGAGAAGGGGTACGAACTCGTCGGCGACGTGGAGTACGACTCCGCCGAGGAGAAAGCAAGCGCCATCACCCCCGTCCCCGGCGGCGTCGGCCCGATGACGCGCGCGATGCTTCTGTGGAACACGGTCAAGTCCGCCGGCGACGCCGCGGGCGTGGACGTAGACCTGCCCTGA
- a CDS encoding DUF7385 family protein: MADRFDQHAVRHRMKLLRDTGETTLYENRDGVACPACGDPFDRLLLSERDAHSFDIDGGTLCVRREEGRLVVAMHE, translated from the coding sequence ATGGCCGACCGATTCGACCAGCACGCGGTTCGTCACCGGATGAAACTGCTCCGAGACACGGGCGAGACGACGCTGTACGAGAACAGAGACGGCGTCGCCTGCCCGGCCTGCGGCGACCCGTTCGACCGACTCCTGCTCTCGGAACGGGACGCGCACAGCTTCGATATCGACGGCGGAACGCTCTGCGTGCGGCGCGAAGAGGGGCGGTTGGTCGTCGCGATGCACGAGTAG
- a CDS encoding DUF7117 family protein, with protein MRIRGRRRCKDCEREWSYYDTGSVTCPNCGSLRSVGVGERERHTDAAAELDLSPHRSAVGEFDEEASTGRRALPEDVLDDLKSDLRAYVRERGFVSGGELRDLDDAYLAANELLHAGDVYARLRDVSEDEHLYVISLLQGADRGERPSSEAVPPSMTAARGLAYAEALSAFRRDVSLWLDDNPDPDARRTLETLGDHVKRVDALEGDVPVEKSESLVRAARELAAYARDGDETALTTARDRLARLS; from the coding sequence ATGCGCATCCGGGGCCGCAGGCGGTGCAAGGACTGCGAGCGGGAGTGGTCGTACTACGACACGGGGAGCGTCACCTGTCCGAACTGCGGAAGTCTCCGGAGCGTCGGCGTCGGCGAACGGGAGCGTCACACGGACGCCGCGGCGGAACTCGACCTCTCGCCGCACAGAAGCGCCGTCGGGGAGTTCGACGAGGAGGCGTCGACGGGCCGCCGCGCGCTTCCGGAGGACGTCCTCGACGACCTGAAGTCGGACCTCCGGGCGTACGTTCGCGAACGGGGGTTCGTCAGCGGCGGCGAACTCCGCGACTTGGACGACGCCTACCTGGCGGCGAACGAACTCCTCCACGCCGGCGACGTGTACGCCCGCCTCCGGGACGTGAGCGAGGACGAACACCTGTACGTCATCTCGCTCCTTCAGGGCGCGGACCGCGGCGAACGTCCGTCCTCCGAGGCGGTGCCGCCCTCGATGACCGCCGCGCGCGGACTGGCCTACGCCGAGGCGCTCTCCGCGTTCCGCCGGGACGTCTCGCTTTGGCTCGACGACAACCCGGACCCGGACGCGCGGCGGACGCTCGAAACGCTCGGCGACCACGTAAAGCGGGTCGACGCCCTCGAAGGCGACGTTCCCGTCGAGAAGTCGGAGTCGCTCGTCCGCGCCGCGCGGGAACTCGCGGCGTACGCCCGCGACGGGGACGAGACGGCGCTGACCACCGCGCGCGACAGACTCGCTCGGCTTTCCTAA
- a CDS encoding amphi-Trp domain-containing protein, whose translation MPEEVLFETESTHSRAEIAAYLRSVADRLDDDGSVSLRAGEESLEMQVPGNLTFEVKAERETSSGASADELSLEFELEWDEGADGGDARGGELSIE comes from the coding sequence ATGCCGGAAGAAGTACTCTTCGAGACGGAGTCGACGCACAGTCGCGCCGAAATCGCCGCCTACCTGCGGTCGGTGGCCGACCGCCTCGACGACGACGGGAGCGTCTCGTTGCGCGCGGGCGAGGAATCGTTGGAGATGCAGGTCCCGGGGAACCTGACGTTCGAGGTGAAAGCGGAACGGGAGACGTCGAGCGGAGCGTCCGCGGACGAACTCAGCCTCGAATTCGAGTTGGAGTGGGACGAGGGCGCCGACGGCGGCGACGCGAGAGGCGGCGAACTCAGCATCGAGTAA
- a CDS encoding PadR family transcriptional regulator codes for MYDLTGFQRDLLYVIAGLDEPHGLAIKEELEEYYEKEIHHGRLYPNLDTLVEKGLVDKGQRDRRTNYYTLTRRGRREIKARKEWEGDYIDIEYDGISA; via the coding sequence ATGTACGACCTGACAGGGTTCCAGCGGGACTTGCTGTACGTTATTGCGGGACTGGACGAACCGCACGGACTCGCTATCAAAGAGGAGCTAGAGGAGTACTACGAGAAGGAGATCCACCACGGGCGTCTCTACCCCAACCTCGACACCCTCGTCGAGAAGGGACTCGTAGACAAAGGTCAGCGCGACCGGCGAACCAACTACTACACGCTCACCCGCCGCGGCCGTCGCGAGATAAAGGCCCGAAAGGAGTGGGAGGGCGACTACATCGACATCGAGTACGACGGCATCAGCGCGTAA